Within the Apis cerana isolate GH-2021 linkage group LG9, AcerK_1.0, whole genome shotgun sequence genome, the region aaaaatagaaaacaacTTTTCTTTTGTTCCTTCCagctaatatataaaaattgtatgtgcattatttcaatttttggaagaaagacaaaaaaaaagaactttgaTTTCTCAAttgctttcaatatttttcacatgaaAGTTTTGAACAACGCGAACAATCGatcgttattttaaatgaatcttATCCTAATTTACCTATACGAATTTGTATATCTAAACCGGAGGGTAACTTAAGGGATCGAACGTGTTTTAGCAGCTGCAACGAGACATCTGCGATGTTCTGCGCATGATTTTCCGTTCTATCCGGTGCTCCACTGGCTGCCATATAAATTCGACCGACAGTTTCTACCTGTTGAAAGTCGTAAAGATGCTGGGATTATCTGGAGATATTAATCTCGCATTTCActcttattttattccattcgatGTTTCCTAACGGTAATTGATAACGTTTGCGTTTTGTTTGCTTACTTTGTACACGTTAAACTCGTCCATCAGCGAGTCGAAACAGGAGAAAACAGCGTTCATCGACGAAACAATATCCATTGCACCCTCGATCGTCGAATAATCGAAGTCGCACAGCTCGCAAAATAACACGGAAATAGACTCGAATGACTagacgagaagaaaagaatattaaaacagACTTATCACTGAAAAGTTTATCACGATCTTTTAAAAGcgttttcaattttagaagaaaaaagaaaaaatattctaactttcgttacgatatttttatatatatatatatatgtatttatatattccctTTCAATTCATTCGACTGTGGCATAAAAGTGAAATCCCAGAGTCGAGatcgataaatcaaatttcatatcCATATATGAGTGAATATCAGATTGAaactcgatataatataaagggCGTGACGTGgcataaattttgcatataaagtttgaacaaatatatatattttctgattttgaTACATTCGTTTAcaagtgataaaaaaatttatgtcacgtaaaacttattattataaaagatgaaaCTACATGTTAGCTATAGAACTAATTCGATGCAAAACACAATTTTTTAGGTTAAAGTGTGCGGTCtatttctgtaaaattatTGCTTGTATCTCATATGAGTCACCAGAAAATTAAATGTCAGATATTGCAGTGCAACGTAtgcgaaatgaaaataagatattcttatcgagaaataacagataataatgcttattcaatatataataagcaaaaatttGTATGCAAAATGTTTAGTACAAcctatacgaaaaaaaaaagaaaaataataattttactataaatcGAAGACAAGATAGAATACAggatatgtattattttattacattcataTTGGAGAATTAATCCTCGATGAAGGACGCgctttatatttagaataaattacataattccaTTTCTACGATATCTAcaattattacgaaaaaagaaaaaataataaaattatatataatttaagagatTCTCAAATACCTCACAAGTACTTAAAGGACTGGCGCCAGCACGCAATCGATCTGCGACAGTCTGAGGGATCATAGAATACAAAAGCTCGTCGCTCTTGTTTTTCCAACGATCCAATAACGCGTAGCTGTTCTCCAATTCCGTGGATCTTTGTTCCGCTCTCTCGAACATCATCTCCAATCTGTCCAGACATGCATATACATGCACAGTAATAACCTTCCCCCCGTAGAAAATTCTTTGCGTTTTTGAGTGTGTGATAAAATAACTTATCCATACATGTATACGTacaaaatgcaatttaaaattttttcttaaagatgaatgcttaataatgaaaagtttCAGAAtagtttatgaataataatttacatgagtaataatatatggtaaaaaattttcgtccaaaatttcatattcttaaTTTGCATGTATTTCGTGTGGTTCATATAAACTAGAACTAGATATTGAAGGAATATACTTGGACCAATTTAAAGCCAAATGAACGATAAACCTGTTATATatgacatatttataattacaactcATGCAACAAGTGACAATCTATATAAATGACGTATTGCCAAAACTTTCCATTCTATTAAAACCTTTCATCTTTAATGTGTTATGAATAATTGAAGCAAAacagaatataaataacaaatcactttaaaattaaatctatttatgtacagttatttgtacaataaagtgaaatatccaaatatgaaacgaataaatcaaagaaaatgtCAGAATTTCCTTCACGAAAGCTAAAATGGATCAATAAATCTCACtcatagttaaaaaataatattttaccttCCGCAATGCTGCCATCCAGCGAGTACTAACTCACGGCTCAAACCGTGGGGATTCAGATCGTTCAGGTACAGGCCCATGTTAAGCAATTCGTCTAAACTGTTAATTCTGTCAAAgtacgattttattaaatttatccccTTTTCGCTCCCTctcctctatttttttaacgaatacatttttatgaaacttACAAGGGGCTACATAAGAAAATGATCGCTTTGAGATCCTCGATATATCTCATCTGGCCCTTCAGCAATATGCTCCTAGCTCCTTGACTACCTCGTCTATCCAATCCCGTGCTCGTACTCGGAGTATTGACTGTGTTCGACGAAGCATTTTGATCGTTTAATCTGATCATCTCCAATTCGAACATCACCGAATGTAGATATATCACCTGTACATGTAcacgttattttataaagaattatatgaatatattggttaaattattgatatactttgcaaaaaataaaataatattcgtaaattcatttcaaataattatatctaataattattaaattatcattcttcgattaataataatcatctaTTCTACAATTTCCAATACTTTTGCTTGAAATACATCctgaatttcattgaatttctcTGAacgatgaattataaatataaaaaagaaaaaaaggaaagaaatatagaaatattgtagataataaaaaaaaatcttactcAAAGTGtatatttcatacaaatataaatgtcaCTTTAATGCAACATCGTTTTTATATCGgggaaataaaaggaaatgatGCCAGGAAATACGACACTCTCTCActtatttttcacataaaatgCTCCCTTACATTTCCCCATGTGAAGGATATTCCTTTAGGCCTACGAAGTTTAAAAACATCCGTGACGTGCTTATTCAGGATGGAGGAAGAGCTGCCACCCCATGCTTGCAGCAATTTATCACCAGCCCCTAATATCCTCATATCTTTGTCGATTATCGCTCCAAATGGGAAAAGCCGtaagagaaatgaaattgacACTGGCGCTAATTCACGGCTAAGTGGAGTTTTCATTCTATTGTTCTTCGcgatctataatttttttaaattttaaataattggatgcagatattatatagaattatatatatatatatatatatcgtataatatttctattcatgGTATCCTTTtcctttataaatttcaatataaatttaatataaaatacataaaagtcTTTTTTGAGGAAATTCTTAAAACAATTCTAACAATAATTCTTCAtgctttgtaaaaaaaatttttcgttgttttaattatttgttttgtttgttttaatcGTTCGATTGTAATTTCatcgattgaattatttatgattgatTACTTACGTATTCACGATTGTCAAAATCGATTCTAAATTTAACCATCACGCTTCTGGACCCAGGTATATTATTCGAACTTCCTAATACACGTATGACCAAATCTGTCTCGTAAAGTTCTTTcgctatttgaaataattgacctacgaaaattatattaggaGTAGAAATGAAacgtttgataattattttacaaatgttaagatattataattttctctaaatacaaattttcaataatttttactcgaatatttgaattaaaattaatacaccTTACCCATAAGATAATGCGTAAATCCTTTCCTGGTGCTTCGATAGACTAATTCTACGCCTTGTGGGTCGATGTGGGTCGTGTACATCGAGGGACTTTTCATTTTAGGATACGTGAATCTCATCTGCATGTGAATATTGTCGACATTTTGTAGAAAGTCGCAAAAATAACGGCCAGTAGCTTTTATCATACAAGCATATCTGTTACAAAggcaaatgattataattcgtTGAATTTCGATTGAGAGACATATCAATTTTACTTtctggaaatttaaattccaaacGGCACAAACCGCTGAAACAAAATCGCTTTCAGTtgggaaatataatttcactggtatttccatttttactttatatttttaattaatctcttaTGACTTATAACCTTTATCGACAattctttgttaaaaaatcgattaatcgttaatatcttcaaaatcacattattaaaataatataaactttgttcattttgtattaatgaaagataaaatctataatagtTTCATATTCCGAAGTGAtactaaattttcattttaataagaagaaaCGTTAAAGAAGATAAAGTATTCCCCATAAGAGAAAATGGAATCTGATTTCATTCAACAACAATTTATGAGTTATAACGATCTAACGTTTCAAATTTACAATCGGTATAAAACCACGTCTGCCTCGATAATCATCCCTCTCGAGACACGGAAAATTGATAAGAGGAAATTGATATACGTACAATTGACATAACAGCCTAGCAAATCATTTGCAAATCATTTTGTTctcagatttatttttatttattaagccaCGGTGAAAGTATTCAAGtagtaattgaaaaagataatatgatTTGATTTTCCATTGTTCAATGAACAGTTTGCTAACGATTCCAAGTAGAGTATCGATtcaaatgcaataaaatattaattgaggCTTTTAATATGACTTCGTCCCcaggtaataattaattttcacatcACGTAGTTCTCGATGTATAATGGTAATTGAACCGTTTAATTAGCAGGAACCTAAATCCAATATCAGCATGAGCTCAATCTAATCATGCACGTGTTTAAACTCTTACGATTAAAggaatactttcttttttctttttttcatatttaatcgcGATTATGctcgttcaattttcttaatttaagcGTTTTTCTTGTTCTTGATACGTTGTAATTTTACTTAAgtgtataatttgaaatttttttaaagttttttaattatactgtagcagattgcaaaaaaataaatacaagtaAAATACGAGGTAAAATAAACAGATTTGAATGTAATGCAAGCCTGTGGCGACATCTGCAATGGCGTCTATATAAGCtcagttttaatttaactaataattacTGTACCatgaaaagtttaatttttattttcttatacatgGTATTAATTCATAGAAAATTAGAGGtattaattctttgaaaaatcgattctaattctaattttaaaacaaataataaatattgatgtacaataattttgattattaaaacttatttattaacctACAAGCAATCAAAGTTTAGATGAAACGAAAATACTGGgcacaaatttaaattgcttataacttaatCAACAGTTTTGCATATCAACTTTTGTTTTCTAGAATCGACCCTTCAAAGGATATTCTATGACATTATATCGacattctgtaataatataaaattgaaatgcatcatacatatttatttatccgaAAATATAAACAgtcttatatcttttatatcgattcaaaacttttcttatttaaaatctctACTACTGTATATAAcccaaatattgttataatccAAAACCGAAATTACGAAAGTTCACTTACCCTAAATTGCTAAAAAATCTAACGAAACACTTTCCAAAGAATTGCATCACATTCTCCACGGATTCGCCATTAAATTCGGCCAATGCAGCAGCTAAATTGGTCATAAGCTCGTCCGGATACGTTTGTCGCGTGTTGAAGACCATATGCTTGCAATCGGCTCTTTCCAGTAGCTGTAGCCACATATCCTCCCCGTATTCTAACTGTAACGAGAATTTTATTGTCCCCTCAATGTTAGTAGTTTTTCCTgcaaaaactttttcatttcgtGTTTGTCACTTCTCtcgatactttttaaaattacagttttcttttttttgaaagtttgCATCACGTTcgcgtaatattatattgaacgaCTTGGTGGTATTTAAggatcaaatatttcatttctgtaGAATTTTCATGGCTACGAAATGTAATATTGTACTTACTATGGCAAAGGAATAAGAGGTGAAATTCAATCttggatatttgaaataattgtttcgtttctgtgataagtaaaattaaatatttaaatatttatttaaatattcgattttataaatatgttatccCGAgtatgcattttttaatatgatcttgaattgattaattaaaataaatatttaaaatataaatattttgacgaAACCTTGTCCacaataaaattgcaattatattgcaattatatacatatcgtAAAAGTGAGTGATTGattgatattcatttaaaagtttcaatcattaatcaaacaatacaagaaatttattttttatatttatttccattattaaataataatcacaaaaaaataataatttcaaataatcaattcaactttaattatataaagtattatatcaaataaatattttctatatgtttatttatcactatgataagtaaaattttcaaatgatattttgataataatttttacgtgaaatttatcatttgtgaaattaagattttattttttcgaagaaatactTTTTCAACGAAAATGCTTAAaagatttgttattttaaggGAAAGGATTATTACTCGATTCCATTGATGTTATACTTTATACAGATTTTACTTTCCGCCAAATGATTGATTTCCGATAAAAGTAGCTTAGACACAGTGACAAAAGACGATGTAAAAGAATAGAACGTGTAACCGTTTCTATTATGCTCCGGGGAATATTTCTCCCTTCATATTTCCTATTGTTCCTCCATCACGAAAAACAAAgacaaatgttttatattgtgCAGCTCGTAGCGTCATTCAtaagttataattatgaaccgaaaaaaaaaaatattcactgtaaaatttaatgccacatagatttttattgcaaaaaaaaagaaaattgcaagtaaaaatttcttgattcatttttaatatttattaaattatattaattatattagtatttctaattcattacaataatgatagataaaaatgtatgatGGAATTCTATACtgaaatatagtttattataacatattatttttttttgtataatgaaaaatattatttaagttcTAAgctgttaaatattaaattaataattatttaataagatatttaattattttatatgtaaaaactaatatcttttaatagataataaaattctaaatttgaaatcaatGTCAAATAACGAAAgttcaattcaatttaaaaatgtgttAAGAAGCGGATAAAAaatctgtattatttttagtagATAAAAAGTCatgttaaacaaaataatctttaaatattcaattattaatgtaatagttaaaaaaaattttttgaaaaaatctatcgaaataaattaaattatcaaatatacaattaatttttaattaatttttaatcaacaaaatttgcagaaaatttgcaaatatatttatttaaatgattataacagtgattttttttttttatagataaaaatgatttcaatttaattccttttaaGATAAAACGCGAAGAaaccataatattaaataaatactttatcaaCTACCATtacctttatattttttgaattatgttgcataaaatataataaatgattttttaaaatgtcagCAATAAAATCCTTgagtttgaatttcaaattataaaattaaaagtaatgaatttttcatattatatctacatatttataaaaaaattctaaaatattatatgtatattaatagatgaattttagatgaaattgtaaaattttcaaattgtaaaattaaaagcaaaaaattctttttgataatCTAACTTGATATTAATCACATTTACAAaagtaaaactttttattatacgtgTATCAATACGAATCattgatttacaaaattaaattgttatatcttCTTATCttgatttcgtttaatttatttttaatctcttcccttcttttctATGATTAATTTGATGGCCATAAAATGACGATACAATTGATAcgttcgatattaaaaattcacggAACGAATCACTTAATATGATACCAAAGTGAACACAAAACTATTCATTCCACATATTTACAAGGAATTGATTCGCACAATCAAGCCAATTTCTGGTTCCCTATAGAATAATCAATGCTCCTTCCACAATAATGACTCTGGTCACGAAAATTAATAGGAACCCCATTTAATGAAATCCCTTAAGGTTTAATATGTCAAGTGGACACGCACAAATTTCTCGATTCGAacgaattatcaatttttaataattcgaattctttcacaattatttattgaattgtaaaACATAAAAGCGTAGCTCGGATCAAgatacattgaaatattacttCGAATGACATGTCATatcatttcgtaattttttcagaCACAGATAGACATTTATGaaatgacaaataaaaaatttaatttaatttataattatttcgtgtAATTATACACattaattactaaaataataaaaaaattaataaaataatatttcatttttaaaaatacaaatttctaaaatttcttactTCTAACATct harbors:
- the LOC107995495 gene encoding soluble guanylate cyclase 89Db-like isoform X1 — its product is MRTQLGSELKTHRGSTMYGMLLESVQHFVQLEYGEDMWLQLLERADCKHMVFNTRQTYPDELMTNLAAALAEFNGESVENVMQFFGKCFVRFFSNLGYACMIKATGRYFCDFLQNVDNIHMQMRFTYPKMKSPSMYTTHIDPQGVELVYRSTRKGFTHYLMGQLFQIAKELYETDLVIRVLGSSNNIPGSRSVMVKFRIDFDNREYIAKNNRMKTPLSRELAPVSISFLLRLFPFGAIIDKDMRILGAGDKLLQAWGGSSSSILNKHVTDVFKLRRPKGISFTWGNVIYLHSVMFELEMIRLNDQNASSNTVNTPSTSTGLDRRGSQGARSILLKGQMRYIEDLKAIIFLCSPLINSLDELLNMGLYLNDLNPHGLSRELVLAGWQHCGRLEMMFERAEQRSTELENSYALLDRWKNKSDELLYSMIPQTVADRLRAGASPLSTCESFESISVLFCELCDFDYSTIEGAMDIVSSMNAVFSCFDSLMDEFNVYKVETVGRIYMAASGAPDRTENHAQNIADVSLQLLKHVRSLKLPSGLDIQIRIGIHSGPAVAGVVGIKVPRYCFFGDTVNTASRMQTTSLPGRVHISSDAKALLSLDRYHVESRGLVWVKISKDKEKNLRALNVTSSEVDNLKSIDEVSYIDFDPISSIPSKKPNVCNNCVCGIGRKTRIIGGNVTSVYEYPWIVSMFKENAFYCAGSLITRKHVLTAAHCLQGFDKRMIKLILADNDRTKVDKNAIIRRVKSVVIHENFNKYSKYNNDIAIIEMDRPVNVNGIVRTACLPKDKTVDYTGATATAIGWGQTGEYEPVSNKLRIVNLPILSKEECDQAGYYKHMITENMFCAGYLRGEFDACFGDSGGPLHVKNTFGYMEVIGIISWGRGCGRPKYPGVYTKITNYLEWVNDHLHEECMCSPSSQRY
- the LOC107995495 gene encoding soluble guanylate cyclase 89Db-like isoform X2, which gives rise to MWLQLLERADCKHMVFNTRQTYPDELMTNLAAALAEFNGESVENVMQFFGKCFVRFFSNLGYACMIKATGRYFCDFLQNVDNIHMQMRFTYPKMKSPSMYTTHIDPQGVELVYRSTRKGFTHYLMGQLFQIAKELYETDLVIRVLGSSNNIPGSRSVMVKFRIDFDNREYIAKNNRMKTPLSRELAPVSISFLLRLFPFGAIIDKDMRILGAGDKLLQAWGGSSSSILNKHVTDVFKLRRPKGISFTWGNVIYLHSVMFELEMIRLNDQNASSNTVNTPSTSTGLDRRGSQGARSILLKGQMRYIEDLKAIIFLCSPLINSLDELLNMGLYLNDLNPHGLSRELVLAGWQHCGRLEMMFERAEQRSTELENSYALLDRWKNKSDELLYSMIPQTVADRLRAGASPLSTCESFESISVLFCELCDFDYSTIEGAMDIVSSMNAVFSCFDSLMDEFNVYKVETVGRIYMAASGAPDRTENHAQNIADVSLQLLKHVRSLKLPSGLDIQIRIGIHSGPAVAGVVGIKVPRYCFFGDTVNTASRMQTTSLPGRVHISSDAKALLSLDRYHVESRGLVWVKISKDKEKNLRALNVTSSEVDNLKSIDEVSYIDFDPISSIPSKKPNVCNNCVCGIGRKTRIIGGNVTSVYEYPWIVSMFKENAFYCAGSLITRKHVLTAAHCLQGFDKRMIKLILADNDRTKVDKNAIIRRVKSVVIHENFNKYSKYNNDIAIIEMDRPVNVNGIVRTACLPKDKTVDYTGATATAIGWGQTGEYEPVSNKLRIVNLPILSKEECDQAGYYKHMITENMFCAGYLRGEFDACFGDSGGPLHVKNTFGYMEVIGIISWGRGCGRPKYPGVYTKITNYLEWVNDHLHEECMCSPSSQRY
- the LOC107995495 gene encoding soluble guanylate cyclase 89Da-like isoform X3, producing MRFTYPKMKSPSMYTTHIDPQGVELVYRSTRKGFTHYLMGQLFQIAKELYETDLVIRVLGSSNNIPGSRSVMVKFRIDFDNREYIAKNNRMKTPLSRELAPVSISFLLRLFPFGAIIDKDMRILGAGDKLLQAWGGSSSSILNKHVTDVFKLRRPKGISFTWGNVIYLHSVMFELEMIRLNDQNASSNTVNTPSTSTGLDRRGSQGARSILLKGQMRYIEDLKAIIFLCSPLINSLDELLNMGLYLNDLNPHGLSRELVLAGWQHCGRLEMMFERAEQRSTELENSYALLDRWKNKSDELLYSMIPQTVADRLRAGASPLSTCESFESISVLFCELCDFDYSTIEGAMDIVSSMNAVFSCFDSLMDEFNVYKVETVGRIYMAASGAPDRTENHAQNIADVSLQLLKHVRSLKLPSGLDIQIRIGIHSGPAVAGVVGIKVPRYCFFGDTVNTASRMQTTSLPGRVHISSDAKALLSLDRYHVESRGLVWVKISKDKEKNLRALNVTSSEVDNLKSIDEVSYIDFDPISSIPSKKPNVCNNCVCGIGRKTRIIGGNVTSVYEYPWIVSMFKENAFYCAGSLITRKHVLTAAHCLQGFDKRMIKLILADNDRTKVDKNAIIRRVKSVVIHENFNKYSKYNNDIAIIEMDRPVNVNGIVRTACLPKDKTVDYTGATATAIGWGQTGEYEPVSNKLRIVNLPILSKEECDQAGYYKHMITENMFCAGYLRGEFDACFGDSGGPLHVKNTFGYMEVIGIISWGRGCGRPKYPGVYTKITNYLEWVNDHLHEECMCSPSSQRY